The following are from one region of the Gammaproteobacteria bacterium genome:
- a CDS encoding EAL domain-containing protein, producing MRVLYIEDTLSDADIARRTLARTAPDIELIAVTSLAEGLKHLEKPDYYDVLLTDLNLPDGSGLEALASIREQRLPLAVVIITGSGDHGTAVAAFKASADDYLIKEGDYLERLPRILRSALARFRSNSMERNLLILRVLYIEHNSFDIDLMRRHLALHAPHIHLTAVSSAQEALALLPAGPEKAADFDILLIDNRLPGMDGLEFVKLLREERKLDIPIVLVTGQGSEMVAAQALHLGVEDYLSKHEGYLFEIPATLEKAQRQAELVRERISLKQTSLRLSHLLAASPMVLYNLRFTGSTLQPAWVSENIERLFGYTVEEALAPDWWLSHLHPDDRELAMARQFTLLTDDQLTHDYRFFHRDGRVVWILDELRLIRNADGQPHEIVGAWLDISEHKKVELIRQAHQSALDLIVANQPLPVILGDIAKHLEAINSDMLVSILLLDKHAGRLMHGAAPSLPDDYNAAVGQLVIGDGVGSCGTAAWRGEAVIVADIDRHPYWQPYLELTHKANLHACWSLPFKDENGKVLGTFAIYHHTPCEPAPGDLELIHEFASITALAVQKIYAAETLRQAAAVFESTREGVVITSLEPRILAVNRAYTEITGYSEAQVLGKNPKVIKSGRHDKSFYQAMWASLLQEGYWRGEVWNRRRNGEIYPQWLTITTVRNDNNEPCNYVGVFTDITQMKQSEARVAHLAHYDPLTGLPNRLLVQSRLHHAIERAQRHNFRIATLCLDLDRFKNVNDSLGHPVGDELLILLASRLKNRLREEDTLARLGGDEFLLVLEDVKDPSEPATVAQTLIDLLTTPFVLPSGHEIFINGSIGISLFPDDAHNVMELIQHADMAMYLAKKEGRSTYRYHTEALSIAANERLMMETRLRHALAAGEFVLHYQPLIDAHNDRVVGVEALVRWQPPGKDIVPPGKFIPIAEETGLIVPLGEWVLRTACAQGRAWMDAGLPPLVIAVNLSVRQFQSENLAELVQQVLDDTKLPAVCLELELTESMFMEHAEQSIETLRTLKAPGIQLAIDDFGTGYSSLTYLKRFPIDKLKIDQSFVRGLAHDPNDREIAATIIAMARNLKLSVLAEGVESEQQLAFLRQHDCDYYQGFLFHRPVPAIELEAWLREHSICR from the coding sequence ATGCGAGTCCTATATATCGAAGATACGCTCAGTGATGCCGATATTGCCCGGCGCACGTTGGCGCGAACCGCGCCCGACATTGAATTGATCGCGGTGACATCGCTGGCGGAAGGCCTGAAACACCTCGAGAAGCCTGACTATTACGATGTGCTGTTGACCGATCTCAACCTGCCCGACGGCTCGGGTTTGGAAGCACTGGCCAGCATCCGGGAGCAGCGGCTGCCGCTGGCCGTGGTGATTATTACCGGATCCGGCGATCACGGCACGGCAGTTGCGGCGTTTAAGGCCAGTGCGGACGATTACCTGATCAAAGAGGGCGACTATCTGGAGCGGCTTCCGCGCATATTGCGCAGTGCGCTTGCGCGTTTCCGCAGTAACAGTATGGAGCGCAATCTGCTGATATTGCGGGTGCTGTATATCGAACATAACAGTTTCGATATCGATCTGATGCGTCGCCATTTGGCTTTGCATGCGCCGCATATTCACCTGACCGCGGTGTCGAGTGCGCAAGAAGCCTTGGCGCTGCTGCCCGCCGGTCCGGAAAAGGCTGCTGATTTCGATATTTTGCTGATCGATAACCGCTTGCCGGGGATGGACGGGCTCGAATTTGTCAAGTTATTGCGCGAGGAACGCAAACTGGATATTCCCATCGTGCTGGTCACCGGGCAGGGCAGTGAAATGGTGGCTGCGCAGGCGTTGCATTTGGGCGTGGAAGACTATTTGTCGAAACATGAAGGTTACCTCTTTGAAATTCCCGCCACATTGGAAAAAGCGCAACGGCAAGCCGAGCTGGTGCGCGAACGGATCAGCTTGAAGCAAACCAGTTTGCGCCTCTCCCATCTGCTGGCGGCCAGCCCGATGGTGCTGTACAACCTGCGTTTTACCGGGAGCACACTGCAACCTGCCTGGGTCAGCGAAAATATAGAGCGGTTGTTTGGCTATACCGTGGAAGAAGCGTTGGCTCCGGATTGGTGGCTTTCCCATCTGCACCCGGATGACCGTGAGCTGGCAATGGCGCGTCAATTCACCTTGCTCACCGACGATCAATTGACGCACGATTACCGTTTTTTTCACCGTGATGGGCGAGTCGTCTGGATTCTCGACGAACTGCGGCTGATACGGAATGCCGATGGGCAGCCGCATGAAATTGTCGGCGCCTGGCTGGATATCAGCGAACACAAGAAAGTTGAATTAATCAGGCAGGCACATCAATCGGCATTGGATCTGATCGTCGCCAATCAACCTCTGCCGGTCATTTTGGGTGACATTGCAAAACATCTCGAGGCGATCAATTCCGACATGCTGGTTTCCATTTTGCTGTTGGATAAGCATGCAGGGCGCCTGATGCATGGTGCCGCACCCAGTTTGCCGGATGATTACAATGCAGCGGTCGGTCAATTGGTGATCGGCGATGGCGTCGGCTCCTGCGGTACAGCAGCTTGGCGCGGTGAGGCGGTCATCGTTGCCGATATCGATCGCCATCCCTACTGGCAGCCTTATCTGGAATTAACGCATAAAGCCAATCTTCACGCCTGCTGGTCATTGCCTTTTAAAGACGAGAACGGCAAAGTTCTCGGTACTTTCGCCATTTATCATCATACGCCATGCGAGCCCGCGCCGGGTGATCTGGAACTGATCCATGAGTTTGCCTCCATCACGGCGCTGGCGGTGCAAAAGATCTACGCAGCGGAAACTTTACGGCAGGCCGCAGCGGTTTTCGAATCTACGCGCGAAGGTGTGGTGATCACCAGCCTGGAGCCGCGTATCCTGGCGGTCAACCGCGCTTACACGGAAATTACCGGTTATAGCGAAGCGCAAGTGCTTGGCAAAAACCCCAAAGTCATCAAGTCGGGACGCCACGACAAATCGTTTTATCAGGCGATGTGGGCCAGCTTGCTCCAGGAAGGCTATTGGCGCGGGGAAGTCTGGAACCGCCGCAGAAACGGTGAAATTTATCCGCAATGGCTGACGATTACCACAGTCCGCAACGACAACAATGAGCCGTGCAATTACGTCGGTGTATTTACCGACATTACGCAGATGAAACAATCCGAGGCGCGCGTGGCACATCTGGCGCACTACGATCCGTTAACCGGCTTGCCGAATCGGCTGCTGGTGCAATCGCGGCTGCATCATGCCATTGAACGCGCACAACGGCATAATTTCCGCATTGCCACGCTTTGTCTCGATTTGGATCGCTTCAAGAATGTCAACGACAGCCTGGGTCATCCGGTCGGCGATGAGCTTCTGATTTTGTTGGCATCGCGCTTGAAAAACCGCTTGCGCGAGGAAGATACGCTGGCACGGTTGGGCGGTGATGAGTTTTTGCTGGTGCTGGAAGACGTCAAGGATCCGAGCGAACCTGCCACCGTTGCGCAAACGTTGATCGATCTGCTGACAACCCCTTTTGTGTTGCCGAGCGGTCACGAGATCTTTATCAATGGCAGTATCGGCATCAGCCTTTTTCCGGATGATGCGCACAACGTCATGGAATTGATCCAGCACGCCGATATGGCGATGTATCTGGCGAAGAAAGAAGGGCGCAGTACCTACCGCTACCATACGGAAGCGTTGAGCATTGCGGCAAACGAGCGTCTGATGATGGAGACTCGTTTGCGTCACGCACTTGCCGCCGGAGAATTCGTCTTGCACTATCAGCCATTGATCGATGCACACAACGACCGGGTGGTCGGAGTTGAGGCTTTGGTGCGCTGGCAACCGCCGGGCAAAGATATCGTGCCGCCGGGAAAATTTATTCCGATCGCGGAAGAAACAGGTCTGATCGTGCCGCTGGGCGAGTGGGTGTTGCGTACCGCCTGCGCGCAAGGGCGCGCCTGGATGGATGCCGGTTTGCCGCCGCTGGTGATAGCGGTCAATCTGTCGGTGCGGCAATTTCAATCGGAAAATCTGGCGGAGCTGGTACAGCAGGTGCTGGATGATACGAAACTGCCGGCGGTGTGTTTGGAACTCGAGTTAACCGAGAGTATGTTCATGGAGCACGCCGAGCAATCGATCGAAACGTTGAGAACGTTGAAAGCACCCGGTATCCAATTGGCGATCGATGATTTCGGCACGGGCTACTCGTCATTGACGTATCTGAAGCGGTTCCCCATTGATAAGCTTAAGATCGATCAAAGCTTCGTGCGCGGGCTGGCGCACGATCCCAACGATCGTGAAATCGCC
- a CDS encoding response regulator: MTNAYPPILLVEDNPLDVDLTLRAFQRRKLVNPILVARDGEEALAWVPRWEAGETQPAVILLDLKLPKVDGLTVLRTLKAHAALRRIPVVVLTTSREDRDIQAAYDLGVNSYIVKPVDFDNFMDVAQQIELYWCVLNELSR, from the coding sequence ATGACGAATGCATATCCGCCGATTCTCCTTGTTGAAGATAATCCATTGGATGTCGACCTGACTTTACGTGCTTTCCAGCGGCGCAAGCTGGTCAACCCCATCTTGGTCGCACGGGATGGCGAGGAGGCGCTGGCGTGGGTGCCGCGTTGGGAAGCGGGTGAAACCCAGCCGGCGGTTATTCTGCTTGACTTGAAATTGCCTAAGGTTGACGGTCTGACGGTATTGCGGACACTGAAAGCGCATGCTGCGCTACGCCGCATTCCTGTCGTTGTGCTGACTACTTCGAGAGAGGATCGCGATATTCAGGCTGCCTATGATCTGGGTGTCAACTCCTACATTGTCAAGCCGGTCGACTTTGATAACTTTATGGATGTGGCGCAGCAAATCGAGCTTTACTGGTGTGTGCTTAACGAATTGAGCAGGTAG
- a CDS encoding PAS domain S-box protein, which translates to MSMHEIPPYQQLFEASPHPYLILRTDSGFTIAAVNNKYLEVTGTERDAIVGHGLFEIFPDNPQDHASDNVGDLRASLHHVLRKKCTDVMSVQKYDIPLRDGSGEFEPKYWSPVNTPVLDAEGRVAYIIHHVEDVTEFVAGHDNKTRSSKVKARAQRMEAEIVRRATEVKQANRALKAAMEELEQLNQRLTKLDQLKSQFFANISHELRTPLTLILAPLENRMQRLIKSNAAAEERQETELLLRNAHVLYRLVTDLLDAARLEAGRMQIHWVRFDLTRLVRTTASYFEWFARERAITLQVTVPEACMIESDNGKLQRILLNLLSNAFKFVQDKGCITLRLAATGDHAHIEVQDNGPGIPEDMRERVFERFVQVENHVTRQHPGTGLGLAIVKDFVHLLHGELKLEEPPGGGALFRITLPRSAPAGLVVLDRPTSLDERRIHETIDELRLGVQHTPSAAPAESGDKPLVLIVEDNADMSRFLADLLQPSYRVVSACNGLQGLQQALAVPPDVILSDVMMPVMNGEHMVRQIRRHAELDDVPIVMLTAKTDDELCVRLLKLGVQDFLHKPFSVDELLARVDKSVIERHRAHTQLQESEKRFQATFEQAAVGISIISLEGHWLRVNHKLCAILGYSQNELMALTFQDVTYPDDLETDLDNVRRTLSGEIATYAMEKRYIRKDGRVIWVNLHVALVRKPDNAPDYFITVVEDIQSRKEIEANFKEAKRIANLGHWTWNGADEQTWSEELYTIYGRDPALPPANYQGGACYYTTESWNRLAAAMQKCWREGVAFQCDAEVVRPDGAHRWTISRGEAIRDVDGRIIAMHGTVQDITDRKLAEMALYESKEQLKLLIEYAPASLAMVDREMRYLVCSQRWRSDYKLAERDLSGVCHYDIFPEIGAEWKDIHRRCLAGEIIRADEDRFVRADGSVQWLRWEVRPWYQAGGAIGGIAMFTEDITYRKQAEAALQQLNAELEERIEMRTAELKALNQSLESFVYSVSHDLKAPLRGVEGYSRLLQDDYADRLNDEGRLFIKNIRTGVTRMNELINDLLAYSRMERCQLESAAVDLSVLVQQALKECGEDIAKNRIKIVSNLSPLMVRGDRDGLALVLRNLLENAIKFSQHSAHPRIEFGCARDGRRISLWIRDNGIGFDMKYNQRIFEIFERLHRLEDYPGTGIGLALVKKAMHRMGGKVWAQSVPGEGATFYLQLPAVRENPK; encoded by the coding sequence ATGTCTATGCATGAGATTCCACCCTATCAGCAGCTATTCGAGGCGAGCCCGCATCCGTATTTGATTCTGCGCACGGATTCCGGCTTCACCATTGCCGCGGTCAACAATAAGTACTTAGAGGTGACGGGCACCGAACGCGATGCCATCGTGGGGCATGGCTTGTTTGAAATTTTTCCCGATAATCCGCAAGATCATGCCAGTGATAATGTGGGTGATTTGCGCGCCTCACTGCATCACGTACTCAGAAAAAAATGCACCGATGTCATGAGCGTGCAAAAGTACGATATCCCGCTGCGCGATGGCAGCGGGGAATTCGAGCCCAAATATTGGAGTCCGGTCAACACGCCGGTATTGGATGCTGAAGGCCGCGTTGCTTATATCATTCACCATGTGGAGGATGTGACCGAGTTCGTTGCCGGTCATGACAATAAAACACGGTCAAGCAAGGTGAAGGCGCGTGCGCAGCGCATGGAAGCGGAGATCGTGCGGCGTGCGACGGAAGTGAAACAAGCCAATCGCGCCCTGAAAGCGGCCATGGAAGAACTGGAACAGTTGAATCAGCGGTTGACCAAACTCGATCAGCTTAAATCGCAATTCTTTGCCAATATCAGCCATGAGCTACGCACACCGCTCACCCTGATTCTCGCACCGCTGGAGAACCGCATGCAACGGCTCATCAAGAGCAACGCGGCAGCGGAAGAGCGCCAGGAAACCGAATTGCTGCTGCGTAATGCGCATGTTCTCTACCGGTTGGTCACCGACTTACTCGATGCTGCACGACTCGAAGCGGGGCGCATGCAAATCCATTGGGTACGCTTCGACTTGACTAGGTTGGTGCGAACCACGGCAAGTTATTTTGAATGGTTCGCCCGGGAGCGCGCCATTACGTTGCAGGTCACCGTTCCGGAAGCATGCATGATCGAAAGCGATAACGGGAAGCTGCAACGCATCTTGCTCAATTTGCTGTCGAATGCGTTCAAATTTGTTCAAGATAAAGGCTGTATCACACTACGGCTTGCCGCAACCGGGGATCATGCGCACATCGAAGTTCAGGATAACGGTCCCGGTATACCCGAGGATATGCGCGAGCGCGTATTCGAGCGTTTTGTTCAAGTGGAGAACCATGTCACTCGTCAGCATCCCGGAACCGGCCTGGGATTAGCCATCGTCAAGGATTTTGTTCATTTGCTGCACGGTGAACTCAAGCTCGAAGAACCGCCGGGGGGCGGCGCGCTGTTCAGAATCACGCTGCCGCGCTCGGCGCCCGCCGGTTTGGTTGTGCTGGACAGGCCGACTTCACTCGATGAGCGCAGGATACATGAAACAATCGATGAGCTGCGGCTGGGTGTGCAACATACGCCGTCCGCCGCACCGGCAGAATCCGGTGATAAGCCCTTAGTGTTGATCGTTGAAGACAACGCCGACATGAGCCGCTTTCTGGCTGACCTGTTGCAGCCGAGCTACCGCGTCGTCAGTGCCTGCAATGGCCTGCAAGGATTGCAGCAAGCGCTGGCTGTGCCGCCTGATGTGATTCTTTCCGATGTGATGATGCCGGTGATGAACGGCGAGCACATGGTGCGGCAGATCCGCCGGCATGCGGAACTGGATGATGTGCCGATCGTGATGCTGACCGCTAAAACTGACGATGAGCTGTGCGTGAGGCTGCTGAAATTGGGGGTGCAGGATTTTCTGCACAAACCTTTCAGCGTCGATGAGCTGCTGGCGCGCGTCGATAAATCAGTGATCGAACGCCATCGTGCTCATACGCAATTGCAAGAAAGTGAAAAACGCTTTCAGGCGACGTTCGAGCAAGCCGCCGTCGGGATTTCGATTATTTCACTGGAAGGGCATTGGTTGCGTGTCAATCACAAGCTGTGCGCTATCCTCGGTTATAGTCAGAATGAATTGATGGCGCTCACTTTCCAGGATGTGACCTATCCCGATGATCTGGAGACGGACCTCGATAATGTAAGGCGCACGTTGAGTGGTGAGATCGCCACTTATGCGATGGAAAAACGCTATATCCGCAAGGACGGTCGCGTGATCTGGGTCAATCTTCATGTTGCCCTGGTGCGTAAGCCTGACAACGCGCCGGATTATTTCATCACCGTTGTTGAAGATATCCAAAGCCGCAAGGAAATCGAAGCAAACTTCAAAGAAGCGAAGCGCATTGCCAACCTCGGGCACTGGACCTGGAATGGTGCCGACGAGCAAACCTGGTCCGAGGAGCTTTACACTATTTACGGCCGTGATCCGGCTCTGCCGCCCGCGAACTACCAGGGAGGGGCGTGCTATTACACTACGGAAAGCTGGAACAGGCTGGCCGCCGCAATGCAAAAATGCTGGCGCGAGGGTGTTGCATTCCAGTGCGACGCGGAAGTGGTGCGGCCGGATGGTGCGCATCGCTGGACGATCTCGCGCGGCGAAGCGATACGCGATGTCGACGGGCGCATCATTGCAATGCACGGCACCGTGCAGGATATCACCGATCGCAAGCTGGCCGAAATGGCGCTTTATGAGAGCAAAGAGCAACTCAAACTGCTCATTGAGTATGCGCCGGCCTCGCTGGCCATGGTCGACCGGGAAATGCGCTATCTTGTCTGCAGCCAGCGCTGGCGCAGCGATTACAAACTGGCTGAGCGGGATTTATCGGGGGTGTGCCATTATGATATTTTTCCGGAGATCGGCGCGGAATGGAAAGACATCCATCGCCGTTGCCTGGCCGGCGAAATCATCCGTGCCGACGAAGATCGTTTTGTGCGAGCGGATGGCAGCGTGCAGTGGCTGCGCTGGGAGGTGCGGCCCTGGTATCAGGCCGGTGGCGCAATCGGCGGGATTGCGATGTTTACCGAGGATATCACTTACCGGAAACAAGCCGAAGCGGCATTGCAGCAACTGAATGCCGAGCTGGAAGAGCGCATTGAAATGCGGACTGCCGAATTGAAAGCGCTTAATCAGTCGCTGGAAAGTTTTGTCTATTCCGTTTCTCATGACTTGAAAGCGCCGTTGCGCGGCGTCGAAGGGTACAGCCGGCTGTTGCAGGATGATTACGCTGACCGGCTGAACGATGAGGGACGTTTGTTCATCAAAAATATTCGTACCGGGGTGACGAGGATGAATGAGTTGATCAATGACTTGCTGGCGTATTCGCGCATGGAACGTTGCCAGCTGGAATCCGCTGCGGTGGATCTGTCCGTTCTGGTTCAGCAGGCGCTGAAAGAATGCGGTGAAGATATTGCGAAGAATCGAATTAAAATCGTCAGCAATTTGTCACCGCTCATGGTGCGCGGAGATCGCGACGGTTTGGCGCTGGTGCTGCGTAATCTGCTGGAAAATGCGATTAAATTCAGTCAACATTCGGCGCATCCGCGCATCGAGTTCGGTTGCGCGCGGGATGGTCGGCGGATTTCGCTGTGGATTCGAGATAATGGCATTGGTTTTGATATGAAGTACAATCAGCGGATATTCGAGATCTTTGAACGCCTCCATCGCCTGGAGGATTATCCCGGAACGGGAATCGGCCTGGCTCTGGTGAAGAAAGCCATGCATCGTATGGGAGGCAAGGTTTGGGCGCAAAGCGTGCCCGGCGAAGGAGCGACCTTCTATTTGCAATTGCCTGCAGTGCGGGAAAACCCGAAATAG